Part of the Spinacia oleracea cultivar Varoflay chromosome 5, BTI_SOV_V1, whole genome shotgun sequence genome, aatttgtacaaatcatgtccagattagaactcATACGTGCAGATCAAAACGGACATAAAGCCACGGCGGGTATATTCTCCAATATATTGTGACGAACAGATCCGAATCAAGCCGAAATAAAGCAAAATTTTAGCATTGACGATTTGACGTGGCTCCTAAATATCTTTCCCACTCGCTTCACCCTTCCTTTGCCAGCCTCAAAAAACACACTCATCTGCCTGATGTCCTGATCAACCCCCTCACTCTTGATCTCATGGCTGTCCTCAGCCGCATCTCCGTCACTTCCCCCTCCCTCCGCCATCTCCTCCACCTCTCTCCGCCTCTCTTCCAACTTGCCACAATTCGAACCTACCGCATCACCGCCGCAGCAACAGCAGCTCAGCTGCAATTCGACTACGACGACGATTTCGGAAGAACTCCTCCGTCTCCGACACCTGCAACGGCAGTGGATACGGATGTTTCTAGGCCTTTCAGAGGTGTACATTGGGTTTTCATTGGGAATCCTCACGCTAAGAAGCATATCTATGCCGATATGATTGCGAAGCTTCTTCAAGTTCCTCGTATCTCCATTTCTACTCTTCTTCGTCAAGATCTTAACCCTCATTCTCCTCTCTACAAGCAGGTTACACTGTTCTTCTACAATTACGCTTTTTGCGATTACGCAATTTGAAATTTGTCATTAATACTACTACAAATTATTATTGATTGTCTGTAGGATTAATTGCGGTTCTATGCGTTGTTGCAGAATTGTTAATCGTTAATTATATTTAGTTAATCAATTTAATGATTAAGAAAAATGCCAAATGAATTAATACAGCTTTTTTGAGGATGAGTATTGATGAATGGGTTAATTAAGGTTATACAAGTGTAAAATCGAAAACCGGTCGAGTTATCGCATTCGAAATGTAAAGTGATGCTTAATTGATTTGACAATTGAATTGAACTCTCggattgaacttatttttttagtGGAGAGGCCGGGTGTGCTTTTTTTTTGTGATTGTGGCAATGCTGCTTTTTTGTGCATGATATTTTCTTCGGAATGAAATATTGGTAAAACAACTTGGCACTGGCTTGGTTATTTGTAGGTGTGATAATGTCGTATGAAACTCGTCCTTGATGTAAAAGAATGAAATTGGCTGATGTAGTGATTTTGCGAAAATACTAGGCAGTACAGATTTCATTACGAGAGAAATTGATCTTTGAAATGATAATTGTATGTAGACTATGCACTACGGAGTAATATCATAAGTACTAATTGATTTTTTCTACTGGAAGCTTCAAAAAGGTATTTTCAGACTCTATGGATGTAGttccttaaggccctatttggttcaatattagtaaaggaagggaagagaagagaaaggaagggaagagaaaggaagagaaaggaaaggaaataaaatatattttcccATGTTTGGTACGATGAAAGAAAATGATAGGAATCCCATGTTTGGTACAACATTAGTAAAGGAAGGGaaggaaaggaaagaaaaaacgtgtgtttaagctttaatattttgttagacagatttaattttttctttccttccaaattcctccaattttgggaggaaaggaaagtgaaacTTTTATACAGTGagctttccttccaattcccttCATTTCCTTTCACTTCCCATATAATTTTTTGAACCAAATATAAGAAATGTTATTTTTCCttccctttcttttcttttccttccaattcctcccAACCAAGTCATAACAGCAATGGAATGCCAAAATTGACCAGACTTGTAAAGTCTTGATTTCTTCGTAACTGAAACCCAAAGATCTAAGCAGTAGCTAGTTTAGAAGAGAATATTAGCAGTAAAattcattttaaaaattaataaatgatACTTGCAAAGAGAATTCTTTTTCCTTGGAAAGAATAGAAAGTagaatacttcgtatattacgGAGTAACTTGCAAAGAGAATGATACTTTTTCAGTAATGTTTCTTTGATGAAATGAAGGGAAATGAAGAAGGAAAAGATTATGCTGAAAAATTAAGACACTGAAGGTTCTGTTTGTCTATTTCGTTGAATATTCGTACATACTCCCTTCGTCGTTAAACAATAGGCAATATTTATAATCCCAAAAATATAATCTACTCTCTAAATTTAGTTTGTTAAGCTTACTACTTAATGAAAACCTCAAGTCCTCAACGACGCCTTTTAGCATGTTTAAATGTTAAACTTACAGTCACAAGGAAAACCATTGTGTTACAACCCAATTTCTTATCAATAACCTTCAATCAAATGTGGCCTATTTTTTACGGACCAAAGGAGTATTTAAGAGAGAATCTTTAGCTGGATACCATATGTCTCTTCCAGATGACATTGCGTGCTTAGTGGAATTCTCTCCTTGCGCAATCATAATAGTGCAAATGATAATGTATAAAAATGTAGAATTTCTCTCAGCTATAATGCATATTTTCTATGATTTATTTTTAGGGATTTCTCAGTTTTTGTATTTGTTGTCTGTTACGATAGATTGCTGAGGCAGTTAACTGTGGGAAGCTTGTTCCTGAGAGCGTAATTTTTGGCTTGCTGTTAAAAAGACTCGAAGATGGACATGACAGAGGTGAAGATGGGTTTATTTTGGATTGTGTTCCTCGAACACGCCTTCAGGCTGTAAGTTTTTTGCTATCTGCTAACTTCAGCTTATTTTTGTCTAATTTTGGACTGGTAATAATGGTATAATCCATTCAAATCCATTTGGAATCATGTGCTTATCGTAATGTTTTCTTTTGAGGAAACATAATGTGAGATTTTATTATCTTTTTTAAATGGTAGTATGTGAGTCTTTGTTTTTATTTGTTATTGCCAAGTCCACCCCCGTTCCCCTTAGGACATGATTAAGTTATTTTCAGAAAACCCTAGTTAGTAGTTTGGTATGGTACTGTTAATTTTCAAAGTTGGCCGAAGTAATTACCACCCATTTGGTTTTTGATAAAATGTGGTCCATGTTTTGTAGGAGATCCTCGACCAGCTGGTTGACATTGACCTAGTTGTGAATTTTAGATGCTCTGAAAACCATTTCCAGGCAACTGGTTCTCCTGCTACATCTCTTGACAGAACCAAATCCAGTTTTTCAAAGCTTAACAAGACTGCTGAAGATTCTCAGACAAAGGTCTCTGCATTTTACAGAGAGCAGGTGATTTTCAAGTTTACATGTCTGGAAATTAGCCTTCAATTTGTTGCTGTAGTTTTGAATGGACTGCTGGAGAGTGTACTTTGCCCATTATCCAGTATAGTTTATTTAGACTTACCTACAAAATCTAGACGAGCATGATTTGGCTGAAGCAGTGAGGATACTGGTTTATGGAGACACATACTAACAAATATATTTTCCTACCTCAGATGCAATATCTGGAGGACTACTACCAGAGCCAGAAGAAGCTTATAGACTTTCAAGTGGGAAATGCATCAGGAGAAACGTGGAAAGGACTCCTAGCTGCACTGCATCTCCAGCATACCAATGCTGTTCATTCTTCTCGGACACTAACAATGGGTTTCAGGGTACCTTAAGTAATTGAGACTTTTAGTTATGCTGCAACTTTTGTAAATGATGAGTATATACTATATAGCCTGTCTGTAGCTTCTATTTCAAAGCTAAGAAGCGTCGCAGATCTAATCATGAATCATCTAACTGATATTTCCCTTTTTGGCTAGATACTGGCAGCGAATAGTCATCAATTTGGATTGAGGGATAGATAGTGTTAAATCTAACCGGACAAAGAAGAACGTGCCTAAATGGCTAAATATACATGTTTTGAGCAGTTCCAATTGCTCTCCTATATTACATACTTCCTCCTGATCATATAACATGTGAATAGTAAAGTGGTAAAGGAAGAGTCTGTAGTACTATTGCAGGTTTACATTCGATACACATTTACAGATTATAAATAATGTGTTATTTTCTGCTCTAGTTCTAAACATTGAACATTCAAGTTTTCTCCAGCAGCCATACTAGAAGAAACTCAGGAGTGTGTCGGGGAGGCAAATCTTTGGTCACCATCTGCTGTTGCTTGAACCTGAGCTGCATACTGTAAATTCCAAAGCACATCCTCGAATGAAGGACGTGTTGATGTTTCGGATGAAACACATTTGTTGGTTATCGAGATGACCGTTGCCAAtgattcttttgtggaagttgacaATACAATGGGGTCTACGACTCTTCTCTGCCCTTCCTCGCTGCTAAGTGCTGCCTGTGAAGTTTAAAGAATCGGCTTTATAAGTATCACACGGGAAGACTCGGTCTTTTTTACAAGTATCACACGGGAAGACTCGGTCTTTTTTACAAGTATCACACGGGAAGACTCAGTTTCAAAAAAAACTACCGTGGTTAGCTTTAAAAAATAAGCATACTAATAGTAATCAGGTTGATTTCAGAAACTGCAACAAAGAAATGGAAACTATTTTAtgtagttttcatattttggtttttagttttgtaaaaaacagaaaacagaaaactggAAACTAAAAACGATACCAAACGGGCTAGTTATTTCAACAAATGAAAACTATCTGTTACAGGATTAAGGGTTTACCATTTCAGACAGCAGAACTGCCTTCTTCTTGGCGGCCACGGAGGGACCAATGAGGGATTCTAGTAGTATGAATCCGAAGCAGTAAATGTCATCTTCGAGAATTTTCATTTGCCTGCAATACAAAGAGAAGAAACAACTACAGACTTGTACACATGCAGAATTGAGCTGGCTCAAGGTAGGGACTAGGGACTATTTGTCATTGT contains:
- the LOC110787307 gene encoding probable adenylate kinase 7, mitochondrial; protein product: MAVLSRISVTSPSLRHLLHLSPPLFQLATIRTYRITAAATAAQLQFDYDDDFGRTPPSPTPATAVDTDVSRPFRGVHWVFIGNPHAKKHIYADMIAKLLQVPRISISTLLRQDLNPHSPLYKQIAEAVNCGKLVPESVIFGLLLKRLEDGHDRGEDGFILDCVPRTRLQAEILDQLVDIDLVVNFRCSENHFQATGSPATSLDRTKSSFSKLNKTAEDSQTKVSAFYREQMQYLEDYYQSQKKLIDFQVGNASGETWKGLLAALHLQHTNAVHSSRTLTMGFRVP